A segment of the Candidatus Andeanibacterium colombiense genome:
GGGCAATGTGCAGATCCGCAACTATATCACCGCTTCCCGCCGCCGGCGCGCGGCGGAAGCGGCGGGACTGCCGCCCGCAGGACAATGACCCGACCGATCGTTACAAAAGCGCTGGTTGATTCTGTCCGAAAATTCTTGCCGAACCGCCTGCTAGGCTCCTATGGATGAGCCGAGTCCGGCCCCCGCGAGAAGGCCGGCAGGACCATTCTGGGAGAGGTATTCGAAAATGCGCTCACGCCGCCTGACACTGCGTTTCACCACCGCCGCGATCGCCGCGGCCGCGAGCTTCCTCGCCCTTCCCGCGATCGCCAGCGCGCAGGCGGTTCCGGCCGACCTGACCGTCCTGCCCGCGACCCCGACCGATTACACTCCGAACAAGACCTCGTGGGGCGACTGGGACTTCACCGGCACCTGGCCGATCGAAAACCTGCCCGATTCCCGCATCCTGTTCGTGCGCCCGAAGAGCTACGGCAACCGCGTGTGGATTACCGACGAGGAATGGCAGAAGCGCATCGCCAACGCCCAGCGGTCCGACAAGGGCTTCTCCGCTGAAGGCGAAGGGCTGGATGCCGGCGGCACCCAGGGGCTCGAGAACTGGGTCAAGACTTCGACTTTCGCCCGCCGCACTTCGATGCTGGTGAGCCCGGCCGACGGCCAGCTCCCCGCCCTCACCCCGCAGGCCGATGCGCTGTACAAGGCCGGCCGCTCGGGCTGGGTGCCCAAGCAGGACTTCGACTGGGTCGACGATTTCGACAGCTGGGACCGCTGCATCTCGCGCGGCTTCCCCGCCTCGATGTTCCCGTTCCGCTACAACAACGGGATCAAGATCTGGCAATCGCCGGGCTTCGCGGTGATCCAGCTCGAAATGCTCGGCAACCGCGTGATCCCGATCGTGAAGCCTGGCGAAACCCCGAAGCACTGGCCGGGCCAGGTCGAAGCGTGGATGGGCAACAGCATCGGCCACTGGGAAGGCAAGACCCTGGTGATCGAGACGACCAACATCGTCTCGGGCGATGCCGCGACGCACGACGCGTCGAAGCGCGCTGCTTCGCCGCTCAACATGGCGACCCAGAATGTGCCGCCGTTCAACACCATCCCGATGAGCCCCAAGGCTAAGACGATCGAGCGACTGACGATGGTCGGCCCCGACGCGATCCGTTACGAAGTCACCTACGACGATCCGGACGTGTTCACCGCTCCGTGGACCGCGCAGCTCGAATGGACCCGCAAGAGCGACTACCAGTTCTTCGAATATGCGTGCCACGAAGGCGACGTGCAGGTGCGCAACTACATCACCTCCTCGCGCGCGCATCGCGCTCAGATCGCCGCCGGCACTACGCCCACCGACGAACCCGATGACGGCCGCGCCCGCTTCGGCCGCCAGTTCGACTTCGATCCGGTCGCGCCGAAGCACGACTGATCGCTATATAATTACGGGAAAGGGCCGCTCCATCGGGGCGGCCCTTTTTGTAGCTGTTGCTCAGGCGAGCGACGGCCGGCTTCCGAGCAACGCTGACAGCCGCCGGATCGCCCAGGCGGCGCGTTCGTAGATGCTGGTCAGCGCGAGCACATGGCCGCGTTCCTCGGGGCTGTGATGATCATGCGTCGCGAGGTAGTCCTTGCGCATCGCTTCCATCCGCGCGCCGCAATCGCGGGTCTGTTCCTCGATCAGGCGGAAATCCTCGGGATTGCTGGTCTTCATCGCATCGTCGGCGACATCGAACAGCAGATCGAGCTCGGCAACGATCCGCGCGCGCATCGGATGCAGTTCGGCTTCGAGCGCATGGGCGGCCTGCCATAGCTCGAAGCAGGCTTCGTCGAGCTGGCGCAGGGCTTCCTGCCGCCGCTGCTGGCCGAGCAGCCATTCGGTATCCTCGCCCGACATTTCGCGCGTCATCAGCACTGCCTGCGCACGCTCGATCGTCCCGGCGACCAGCGCGAAGGCCTCGTGATACGCTTCCGGCGATGGAGCCTCCCGGCCCTCGATCGCGCCTTCCTTCAACGCCGCGCTATAGGCGGGCAGGCGTTCGAACAGCCGCAACTGCTCCTTCTCGGCCAGCAGCAGCGTGACATGCGGGCTGTCGGTCACCTCATTGTGGAGGAAGCGCGGATGGCCGAGCTCCTCGGCCGGGAGCGGCGGCGAAAGGCGTATACAGAGCGCCAGATACGGCCCGCGCAGAATGGTCAGCACCAACGGGGTCAGCGCGTTGAACGCGATCACCACCGCGACCGCCTGCATCCCTGGATCGACTCCGGAATGCGAACCCAGCCAGGCCAGGCCGGCGCCGCCGCTCGCCCGGTCGATCCCGAAGGCGATCAGGAACAGCAGCGCCGCCGCGCAATTGTACAGCACTTCCGCCCATACCACCTGCCGCGCCTGGCCGTGGAAATTGAACCCGGTGAAGAAGGTGATCAGGCTCGACCCGACATGCGCGCCGAACACCAGCATCAGCGTCTCCTCGATCCCGAATATCCCCTGCCTGGCCATCGTCACCGTGATCAGCATGATCGCAATGTGCGATTGGGCGATAAAGGTCAGCACCAGCCCGCACAGGAACGCCAGCGGCAGGGAAGAGTGGATGAAGGTTACCGCGTCGGAGAACAGCCCCTGATCCGTCAGCGCGACCGCGGCCTGGCTCATCATCCGCAGGCCGAACAGCATCAAGGCAAGGCCGAACACCGCCGAAGCGCCCTTGAGCAGCGGCTTGGGCCGCTCGAACGCGATCGCCGCGCCCGCCAGCGCGAGTACGAACAGCGCGACCAGATGGATCGGGAACACCGCCGCGATCACCACCAGCGTGCAGCCGAAGTTCGACCACAGCGCCACCGGCAGCGCCGCCCGCGCCTCGATGATCCCGGCATGGACGAAGCTCGCCATGATGAAGCTGGTGGTGCGTCCGCTCTGGGACACGAAGCCGACCGCGGTCCCCGCCGATGCGGCAGAAAGCGGCTCGCGCGTCACCCGCACGATCGCCCCCCGCAGCCGCGAACCCGCGAGCGCGCCGAGATTGCGCGTGACCATCTTGATTCCGAAGAACAGGATTCCGAGCCCTGCGAGCGAATTCATCAAAAGTTCGATCGCGCTCATCAGACCCCCGCATCATCTCAGATGCGGAGCCTTCTTGACGCGATGTGTGACGGTGGCGTGACCGTTTCGTGTGCGGCGGGGTAAAAGCGGGCCGTCAGGCGGCCTTGCGCAACTTATCCAGCTTCTTCAGCGCCATCTGCCGCTTCAGCCGGCTAAGGTGGTCGATGAACAGCACGCCTTCGAGATGATCCATCTCGTGCTGGATGCAGGTCGCCATCATCCCGGTCATGTCTTCCTCGTGGACCGTGCCGTCGAGATCGTGCCAGCGGACGCGGCAGGCGGCCGGGCGTTCGACATCGGCGTAGATCTCGGGGACCGAGAGGCAGCCTTCGCTGTAGATCGAGGTATCGTCCGACGGGTCGAGGATCTCGGGGTTCACGAACACCCGCGGCTCGCGCCTGACCGGCTTGTGGTAATGGGTCTCGCCGCCGTGCGAATGGCATTCCTCGGGCTCGGCGTCCTCGTCCTCCTCCTGGAGGTCGATCACCAGCACGCGCAGCGGCACGCCGATCTGGACCGCGGCGAGGCCGATGCCGGGGGCGTCGTACATCGTCTCGAACATGTCGGCGACGAGCGTCTTCAATTCGTCGTCGAACTTCTCGACCGGAGCCGAGATGGTCTTGAGCAGCGGATCGGGCGCTTCGAGGATCGTGCGGATAGTCATGGCGCCTAGATAGGTATGCCGCCCTGCCGGGTCAATCGGGCTCGCGCGGCCGGTTGAGCAACATGCAAGCCAGCGCGAGCATGCTTACCGGCGCCGCGATCGGCAGCCACCACTGGAGGAACGAAAGATAGAGATGCAGCCGCCAGTGGCCCGTCTCGACATTCACGAACTTGCCAAGCGGATTGCGCTCGATCCGGTCGGCCGCGGTCCACAAGGCCGGAAGCGCCGAGGCAGCCATCGAAAACAGCCAGCCGCCGGCGATCCAGCCGGTTTTCATCCCACCGGCCGCCGCGCGCGCAAAGCCTGCGCCAGCGTGCCCTCGTCGAGATAATCGAGCTCGCCGCCGACCGGCAGGCCGTGGGCGAGCTGGGTGATGCGGATCGGGAAACCTTCGAGCCGCTCGGCGATGTAATGCGCGGTGGTCTGGCCTTCGAGTGTCGCGTTCATCGCCAGCACGACCTCGTCGATCCCGCCCGCCTCGACCCGTTTGAGCAGCTTCCCGATGCTGAGATCTTCGGGCCGCACGCCGTCGAGCGCCGAAAGTCTGCCGCCGAGCACATGGTATTTGCCGGTGAACAGCCGCGCCCGGTCGAGCGCCCACAGATCCGCGACATCCTCGACCACGCACAGCTGGCGTGCGTCGCGGCGCGGATCGCTGCAGATGCCGCAAGGATCGCGGGTATCGATATTGCCGCAGGTCGAGCATTCCACCAATGTCTCGCGCACTGCGGTGAGCGCTTCGAGCAATTGCACCAGCGAGGTTTCGCGCCGCTTGACCAGCCACAGCACCGCCCGCCGCGCCGAGCGCGGGCCCAGCCCGGGGAGGCGGGATAGCGCGGCGGAAAGCGCCTCGATCTCTTGCGATGCCATGGGCCGGGAGATAGGGCTTGCGCGCTGTCATTGGAAGGCTGCCGACCGCCGCTATGCGCATCATCTTCATGGGAACCCCGAGCTTCGCGGTGCCGACGCTCGAAGCACTGGTCACGACCGGGCACGAGATCGTGGCCGTCTACACCCAGCCGCCCCGCCCCGGCGGCCGCCGGGGTAAGGAACTGACGCCGACGCAGGTGCACCAGGCAGCAGAGCGGCTCGGGCTCGAGGT
Coding sequences within it:
- a CDS encoding Na/Pi symporter translates to MSAIELLMNSLAGLGILFFGIKMVTRNLGALAGSRLRGAIVRVTREPLSAASAGTAVGFVSQSGRTTSFIMASFVHAGIIEARAALPVALWSNFGCTLVVIAAVFPIHLVALFVLALAGAAIAFERPKPLLKGASAVFGLALMLFGLRMMSQAAVALTDQGLFSDAVTFIHSSLPLAFLCGLVLTFIAQSHIAIMLITVTMARQGIFGIEETLMLVFGAHVGSSLITFFTGFNFHGQARQVVWAEVLYNCAAALLFLIAFGIDRASGGAGLAWLGSHSGVDPGMQAVAVVIAFNALTPLVLTILRGPYLALCIRLSPPLPAEELGHPRFLHNEVTDSPHVTLLLAEKEQLRLFERLPAYSAALKEGAIEGREAPSPEAYHEAFALVAGTIERAQAVLMTREMSGEDTEWLLGQQRRQEALRQLDEACFELWQAAHALEAELHPMRARIVAELDLLFDVADDAMKTSNPEDFRLIEEQTRDCGARMEAMRKDYLATHDHHSPEERGHVLALTSIYERAAWAIRRLSALLGSRPSLA
- the def gene encoding peptide deformylase gives rise to the protein MTIRTILEAPDPLLKTISAPVEKFDDELKTLVADMFETMYDAPGIGLAAVQIGVPLRVLVIDLQEEDEDAEPEECHSHGGETHYHKPVRREPRVFVNPEILDPSDDTSIYSEGCLSVPEIYADVERPAACRVRWHDLDGTVHEEDMTGMMATCIQHEMDHLEGVLFIDHLSRLKRQMALKKLDKLRKAA
- the recR gene encoding recombination mediator RecR, whose protein sequence is MASQEIEALSAALSRLPGLGPRSARRAVLWLVKRRETSLVQLLEALTAVRETLVECSTCGNIDTRDPCGICSDPRRDARQLCVVEDVADLWALDRARLFTGKYHVLGGRLSALDGVRPEDLSIGKLLKRVEAGGIDEVVLAMNATLEGQTTAHYIAERLEGFPIRITQLAHGLPVGGELDYLDEGTLAQALRARRPVG